The following proteins come from a genomic window of Rutidosis leptorrhynchoides isolate AG116_Rl617_1_P2 unplaced genomic scaffold, CSIRO_AGI_Rlap_v1 contig168, whole genome shotgun sequence:
- the LOC139881517 gene encoding bidirectional sugar transporter SWEET17-like gives MEGLTFFIGLIGNIISVLVFLSPVPTFWRIVKNKSTEDFECVPYVCTLLNSSLWTYYGIIKPGEYLVATVNGFGILVESIYVLLFLIYAPTMMRNKTGALFGALDLGFLAAVVLVTQLALKGEIRLDVLGVVCAGLNIIMYGSPLAAMKTVVSTKSVEFMPFWLSFFLFLNGGVWAFYAVLVRDYFLLVPNGIGFLLGAAQLLLYVIYRNSAKPKKNTASSGLEEQQREPLIISVD, from the exons ATGGAAGGCTTGACATTTTTTATTGGGCTCATTG GAAATATCATCTCTGTCTTGGTATTTCTTTCTCCTGT TCCGACATTTTGGAGAATAGTAAAGAACAAATCAACGGAGGATTTTGAGTGTGTCCCTTATGTTTGCACATTGTTGAATTCATCCTTATGGACTTATTATGGAATCATAAAGCCTGGAGAGTATCTCGTCGCCACTGTTAACGGCTTTGGAATCCTTGTAGAATCTATCTACGTCTTGTTGTTCCTCATTTACGCGCCAACTATGATGAGG AATAAAACTGGAGCTCTATTTGGGGCACTGGACTTGGGATTTCTGGCAGCAGTTGTTTTGGTGACTCAGTTGGCGTTGAAAGGAGAGATAAGACTTGACGTGTTAGGGGTCGTCTGTGCTGGActtaatattatcatgtatggCTCTCCTCTTGCAGCCATG AAAACAGTGGTGTCAACGAAGAGTGTGGAGTTTATGCCATTCTGGCTCTCATTTTTTCTATTCTTGAATGGTGGGGTTTGGGCATTCTATGCCGTGCTTGTGCGTGACTACTTCCTTCTG GTACCAAACGGGATAGGATTTTTGCTCGGAGCAGCTCAATTATTGTTGTATGTAATCTACAGGAATAGCGCCAAACCAAAAAAGAATACCGCTTCGAGTGGATTGGAAGAACAACAACGAGAGCCTCTCATCATCTCTGTAGATTAA